Below is a window of Acidimicrobiia bacterium DNA.
GTCGCCGGGGTAACTACGCCGGCGGCTGGTCCTGGAACGACGGCAAGCGGGTCATGACGTGGCTCCAGCTGTCGGGCCGCGTCGCGGTCGCCGGGCGCCGCAACATCGAGCAGCTCTACGACCTCACCGAGCGGGTGATTCCACGCGCGGTGCTCGAAGCGCCGGTACCTGATCCGGAGGACGCGAAGCGCGAGCTGATCGTGCTCGCGGTCCGCGCGTTGGGTGTGGCCACCATGAAGGATCTCGCCGGCTACTTCGGCATCGGCGCGCACCTCGACCGTCGCGCTGATCCGAAGATCACGCGTGTCCCGGCATTGCTTGCCGATCTCGTGGAGGACGGCCGCCTCGTACCCGTGACCGTCGACGGTTGGCGTGTTCCCGCGTTTCTCGAGCCGGCCGCGCGCGTGCCGGCGAAGATCGATGCACGAGCGTTGCTCTCGCCGTTCGACTCGATGATCTGGGATCGTGATCGCGTCAAGCGGCTGTTCGGGTTCGACTACCGCATCGAGATCTACATCCCGGAGGCGAAGCGCATACACGGCTACTACGTGGTGCCGTTCCTGCTCGGCGACACGCTCGTCGCCCGCGTCGACCTCAAGGCCGACCGCAAGAACGGGGCGCTGCTCGTCCAGAGCGCGTTCGCCGAACCCCGCGTGGAGAAGAAGCACGTAGCGCGCGAGTTGTGGCAGGAGCTGCGCGCGATGGCCGCGTGGCTCGACCTCGACCGCGTTCAGGTGCGTAACGCGGGTGATCTCGCACGAGTTCTACGCGCTGCAATGTAGCGCGATGAGCTCTCCCATCTCGGTCCGGTTCCCCGACGACGTCGCTCGCCGGTTGCGGCGCCGCTCGACACGTTCGGGCGAGCCGGCGTCGGGGCTCGTGGCGCGACTCGTCGACGAGGGCATGCGGATGGAAGACCACCCCGGTGTCGTGTTCCGTGACGGACCTGCCGGGCGGCGCGCCGGTCTTTCCGGC
It encodes the following:
- a CDS encoding crosslink repair DNA glycosylase YcaQ family protein encodes the protein MGEARRLALAAQGFGSARPAGKPGLADIRRVAARVHAFQIDPINVLVRTQYMPAYSRLGPYSIGALDKLAYDRHELFEYYGHAASLLPTALYPMFRWRMDAHAARFSGHGRNVAPPFIAAVLAQVEARGPIAVSDLVDRGRRGNYAGGWSWNDGKRVMTWLQLSGRVAVAGRRNIEQLYDLTERVIPRAVLEAPVPDPEDAKRELIVLAVRALGVATMKDLAGYFGIGAHLDRRADPKITRVPALLADLVEDGRLVPVTVDGWRVPAFLEPAARVPAKIDARALLSPFDSMIWDRDRVKRLFGFDYRIEIYIPEAKRIHGYYVVPFLLGDTLVARVDLKADRKNGALLVQSAFAEPRVEKKHVARELWQELRAMAAWLDLDRVQVRNAGDLARVLRAAM